The Flavobacterium sp. M31R6 nucleotide sequence ATCAGGAATTTGGCTATTTTAAAAAATAATGGATAGAAAAAAAATACTATTTGTTGCTCCCACTTTGAAAGCAGGTGGAGCTGAACGCATAACTGCTTTTCTGGCTCAGAATATAAACACAACTTTATTTGAAGTAAAATTAATCGTTATTGGTTTTGAGAAAGATGCTATTTATGACATTCAAAACATCGAGACCCATTTCCTTAACAAATCCAGATATTTAAAAGCCATTCCTTTATTGTTACAAATGATAAAAAAAGAAAAACCAAATATTGTTTTTAGTTCCTCTGGTCATATCAACAGTACAATGGGGCTTTTTAGTTTATTTTTTTCCAAAATAAAATTCATCATCAGGGAAACCAATATCGTTTCTGTAGTGAATGAATTTCCGCAGGAAAAAAATCGTCTGTTGTTTTTTTTGATGCAACAATTGTATCCATATTTGGATGTCATCATTTGCCAAAGCCATGATATGAAAACTGATTTGGTTCAAAAACTGGCCATTGATTCATCCAAAATCACCGTTATAAACAACCCAATTATAAACGAAATCCAAACCGTAAAACCTAAAAATAAATCGGGTACCATACGCTTCATTACTGTTGGGAGAATGAGTTGGATCAAGGGACATTTGCGTATTTTAAAAATATTATCCCAACTAAAATATGATTTTCAATATACCATAATTGGAACTGGATTGGAAAACGAATGTCAGATTATTCAAGAAGAAGTCCTGAGACTAAAATTGGAAGAGAAAGTTCATTTTATTCCTTTTACATCTAATATTTTAAGTGAAATGCAACAGCATGATTTCTTTTTGCAAGGTTCCTATGTAGAAGGTTTTCCAAATGCATTACTCGAAAGTTGTTCTGTGGGAACTCCTGTTTTGGCCTTTGAAGCTCCTGGAGGAACAAGAGAAATTATCCAAAACGGTATCAATGGCTATTTGGCAAAAAATGAAACTGAAATGCTTTCGATTTTAAATAATTTGGAACTCATTCAAAAAATAAAAGCAGAAGACGTCATCCAGAGTGTCTCCAAAAAATTCGACAAATCAAGTATTCTAAATCAATACGAAACTTTGTTTTTATCTGCATGACGATGAAAGCATTAACCATTTTTACGGCCACTTACAACAGAGGATATTGTTTGTACCAACTTTATGAAAGTCTGGTAAGACAAACCCATTCTAGTTTTATTTGGATGGTTATTGATGATGGCTCAACCGATAACACAAGTTCATTAGTACAGTCGTGGATTAAAGAAAATAAAATAGAAATTCTGTATATCCATCAAGAAAACAAAGGGATGAATGGCGCTCACAATACCGCTTATGCCAATATAAGAACATCGTGGAATGTCAGTATTGACTCGGATGATTATATGCCAAATAATGCTGTGGAATTAATCTTGAAAAGCATTCCAAATTTAGATTCCAAATTCGCAGGAATTGTAGGATTGGACAGTGATTTCAAAGGAAATTTAATTGGTACCAAATTTCCGAAAAACATAATTCAAAGCACCCTTTCAGATTTATACCATAAACATGGTGTAAAAGGAGATAAAAAAATAGTCTATCGCACCGAAGTCATACAAAAATACGCACCATATCCAATCATTGAAGGAGAAAAATTCATTCCTCCTGGCTATTTGTATCGATTAATTGATCAAGACTATGTTCTCAAACCCATTAACGAAATATTTGTCATTGTTAATTATCAAAAAGATGGTTTTACAAAAAACCTATTTTCGCTGTATCGCAATAATCCGAGAGGTTTTGCTTTACATCGAATCCTTAAAATTAATTTAAGCACTAATATGAAAGAGCGATTTAAGAATATGGTTCATCTGATTTCTTGCTCCCTTTTTGCAAAAGATATCAACTATTTAAAACAAACCAAGAGTCCTTTTTTGATTGTATCTGCATTCCCATTTGGCCTGCTTTTGAATGGTTACATTAGATTAAAACAAAAATAATCTGATTTTATTAAATGAAAAAAATACTGATCATTTTACCCAACGACACTTTAGGAGGCGCCGAGCAAATCTTAAAGATGATCGCTCAGTATTATTCGGATGCATTGGTAGAAGTACAATTTTTGAAGCACAAAACGAATAAGGAATGGACAATAGACAATCGATTTATCCAATTAAAATATCAAAATACAGACTCAGAATATTGGGGTGCTTTATTTTATGCTTGGAATCTTTTGATAAAACCTAAAAAAAAGTACGATTATATATTTACCTCACACGTTTTTGTTACCGGTATGGTAGGAGTTTTTGTTCGTTTGGGACTCATTCAAAAAAAACATTTTATAGGGAGAGAATCTACTCGAATATTTGAGCGTTTTAATGGTTACAAACTCTTTTTATATGAAAAAATGTACCAATTGGGTTATCCGAGTCTTGACTTATTAGTTTGTCAAACCCAACAGATGAAAAAGGATTTGATTACCAATTTGCCTTGGATTGATCAAAAAATAAATATTAAAGTTATTCCCAATCCGGTTAATTTAATTCCAATAAAAACAGCCGAAGCTTTACATATCGAGTTTCCATTCATTGTAAGCGCCGGAAGATTAATACCAGAAAAGGGATTTGATATTTTGATTAATGCTTTCAAAGAAATCGCAAAAACACATCCTGATTTACTATTGATTATTTTGGGGGAAGGCAAAGAAAGACAAAATTTAGAACTTCAAATAAAAGAACTCCATTTAGAAAGCTCAGTAATTTTAAAAGGTCATGTTTCAAATGTTTATCCTTATTTTAAAGCAGCCAAAGTTTGTGTGGTTTCGTCAAGAATAGAAGGTTTTCCGAATGTTTTATTACAAATGATGTCACAAAATAATCATGTGGTTTCGACAAAATGCACAGATGAGATCGATTTGATCCCTGGAATTTCAACTGTCGAAACTGCAAATGATATAAATTTAAGCAAGGCAATATTAAAATCGTTGAGTGATGATCACTCCAAAAACAGCATTCTTTTTCAATCCTTTCTTCAGGAAAGATCCATAGAAAATTTCATTGTAACTATAGAAGTAGAACTTCAATAATGAAAAAACTCACCCGCATCACTACCGTTCCAATTTCTCTTGAAAAGCTGTTAAACAATCAACTGCTTTTTATGAAGGATTATTATGAAGTTACTGCAATTTCATCAGATAAAGAAACCTTAGAAAGAGTGGGAAAATCACAAAATGTTCCTGTTTATGTAGTAGAAATGACCAGAAAAATAACGCCTTGGCAAGACTTAAAAGCGTTGTGGCAACTGTATCGTTATCTCAAAAAAGAACAACCATTAATAGTTCATACACATACTCCTAAAGCCGGAACAATCGGGATGATTGCCTCAAAATTGGCCGGTGTTCCGCATCGTTTACATACTGTTGCAGGTCTGCCTTTACTGGAAACTAATGGTGGTAAACGAAAACTATTGAATTTTGTAGAGAAAATAACCTACTCCTGCGCTTCCAAAATTTATCCTAATTCCAAAGGGTTGAAAAATATTATTATTCAAGAAGGTTTTTGTAAACCTGAAAAAATAAAAATTATCGCGAACGGCAGTACCAATGGGATAGATACCCAATTTTTCAATCCAGAGAAAATATCAAATGAGGTTTTGTTCCAATTAAAAAAAACTTTAGGAATAAACCCCGATGATTTTGTTTTTGTGTATGTTGGTCGATTGACGGGTGATAAAGGCATAAATGAACTGGTGGTTGCTTTCCAAAAAATTATATCAGAATTTAATCATGCTAAACTGTTATTAGTTGGTTTTTTCGAATCAGAATTAGACCCACTCCATAATGACACATTATTTGAAATCAAAGATAATGAGCGAGTAATTTTTGTACCATTTCAAAAAGATATCCGTCCCTATTATGCAGTTTCAAATGTTTTGGTTTTTCCCAGTTATCGCGAAGGTTTTCCCAATGCCGTTTTGGAAGCAGGTGCAATGGGTTTGCCAAGCATTGTAACAAATATCAATGGTTGCAATGAAATAATTGAAGATTACAAAAATGGAATTTTAATTCCTCCCAAAGATACTGTTGCACTTTTTATGGCAATGAAAAAAGTAATCTCAGACACTAATCTGCGAAGTTATTTACACCAAAATGCAAGACCAATGGTTGTTTCTCGATTTGAACAAATTGTGGTTTGGAAAGCCCTTTTAGATGAATATCAAAAACTGGAAGGTCATGTATAATCCTTTTTTCAAAAGAATAATTGATATAATTCTAGCAAGCATAAACCTAGTGTTACTTGCACCATTATTTTTAATTATTACAATTGTGCTTTTTATTGCAAATGAAGGAGAACCTTTCTTCATTCAAAAAAGACCTGGAAAAAATGGCCAAATATTCCATATCATTAAATTCAAAACTATGACTAATAGAAAAGATGCTAATGGAAACTTACTTCCCGATTCCAGAAGAATGACCAAATTAGGCAACTTTGCCCGAAGAATGTCACTAGATGAAATCCCTCAACTCATCAATGTAATCCGAGGTGACATGAGTCTTGTGGGACCAAGGCCTTTATTACCCGAATATTTGCCTTTATATAATGAAACTCAAAAACGACGCCATGAAGTGAAACCTGGTATGACTGGATGGGCTCAAGTCAATAAAGAAAATATCACTTCTTGGCAAACAAAATTTGAATATGATTTATGGTATATTGAAAATAAAAGCTTTTTTTTGGATTTAAAAATTGTATTTTTAACTCTAAAAAAGGTACTTATACCACTGAAAACCAATACAACAACGACAGAATCGTTTAACGGTAAAAATTAACTATGAGTAACATCTTAATCACTTGTGCAGGAAAAAGAGTCTCCCTTGTTCGTTCGTTTAAAACTGAACTGAAACTTATTTTTTCGGATTCAAAAGTATATACCACTGATTCCTCACCTGAAAAATCAGCTGCTTGCAGAGTTTCTGATGGTTACTTTAAAGTATCCCCAGTTACCCATTACAATTATATTGACGATCTGCTTCAAATTGCAATTGACAATAACATTAAACTAATCATACCAACGATTGATCCTGAGTTACTTGTTTTATCTCAAAACATAGATCTATTCAAAAAACACCATATCGAAATCCTAATTTCGGATTATGAGAATATCGAAACATTAATAAACAAAAGGCTTACCAATGTTTTTTTTAAAAAATTAGGAATTAATTATGCCAAAGAATTTGACAAAGACAATTTCACTTTACCGCTTTATATAAAGCCAATCGACGGTAGTCGAAGTATTGATAATTATATTGTAAAAAAGGAATCAGAATTGACAGCTTATCATTTCTCAAATGAAAAATTATTATTTTTTGAGTATTTGGAGCATACCGATTTTACAGAATATACCATCGATATGTATTTTGACAAAACAAATAATCTAAAATGTTTGATTCCTAGGGAGAGACTGGAAATTCGCGCAGGTGAAGTCAATAAGGCCATAACAAGAAGAACTTGGTTTATTGATGAAATTGCCTCAAAGTTCAAACACATTTCAGGATTAAGAGGATGTATATCTTTACAGTTATTTGTCAATAATGAAACAGAAATACTTTATGGTATCGAAATTAACCCCCGGTTTAGCGGTGGATTTCCGTTAAGCTACCTTGCAGGAGGAAACTATCCAAAATGGATTATACAAGAATATATACTGGGAGAATCCCAATTAGCTTATCATGAAGATTGGGAGGAAAATCTAATGATGTTACGCTATGATGATGAAATTTTGATTCGAGATTATGATTCTGTTCGTGAAATAAAATTCAATACCAACAAATCCGAAAAAATAACAATTGATAAAAAAACCCTTTAACGTTACTAACTACCATCTTGTTTATTTTAGAATTTTAATGAATAAAATATCAACAAAAAATGGATATAATTAGAAGACTTTTTCTAAAAACACTTAAGGCTACAGCTATAAATACAACTATTACCCATCACTATACAAATAAAAAATTCCTCATAAACACCTATCATCATAAAGGCTATTGGTACTTTGGGAAAAAAAGAGAAGAAAACACTATCCGAATATTTCAAAAATGGATTAGAAAAGGTGACTATGTTTTGGAAATTGGTGGACATATTGGTTATTTCACTACTTTATATTCCATATTAGTTGGAGAAACAGGAAAAATTGATGTTTTTGAACCCAGTGAGCTTAATTTATTTTATTTAAAAAAAAACATTGGGTTTCTGAAAAAAAAAACACAACAAATCATAGCTGTAGAAAATGTCGGAGCCGGAAATGTCAATGGAACTTTTGATTTTTATATAGACCCCATATCTGGCCAAAATAATTCATTCATTAAGAACTTCGATGGGTTTTTATCCAGTCGAAAATTATCCGCCGAAACTTCTTCGGAGATGATTGTTACTCAAGCAAAAGTAATTACTTTAGACAGTTATTATGAAAAAGCTATTCGTTTACCCGATTTTGTGAAAATTGATGTTGAAGGATATGAATGGAATGTATTACAAGGATTTAAAAATACTATTGCTAATCATCGACCAAAAATAATGGTAGAGATCCAAAATGAAGCTAAAAATATTTTAACTTTTTTTAAAAAATATGATTATACGATCTACAACGACAAATTAGAAGAGATTATTGACTATAATGATTATCTAAATAAAAAAACCCCGAATATATTCTTCCAATATTACCATTAAAATGAACAACCAAAAAATATGGCTATCATCCCCACACATGGGAGGAACTGAACTCAATTACATTCATGAGGCCTTTGACACTAATTGGATTGCACCATTGGGAGCAAACATAACCGAATTTGAACATGATTTAGAAAAATATCTATCCCATGGTCTTTTTGTAACGGCTCTCAGCTCAGCAACTGCAGCTATCCATTTGGGTCTAATTCTCTTGGGAGTAAAGACAGGTGATGTTGTTATCTGCCAATCACTCACCTTTTCGGCATCGGCAAACCCTATTCTTTATCAAGGTGCAACTCCCGTATTTATCGACAGCGAGCTTGAAACTTGGAATCTTTGCCCGATTGCTTTAGAAAATGCTATTGTGGACTGTATTTACAAAGGACAAATACCAAAAGCAATCATTACTGTTCATTTATATGGTATTCCATATCAAATAGAAAAAATAAGAGCTGTTGCCGACAAATACAACATCCCTATTCTTGAAGACAGTGCAGAGGCTTTGGGCAGTAGCTACAAAGGAAATAAATGTGGCACTTTTGGAGACATCAGCGTTTTTTCATTCAATGGAAACAAAATCATAACCACTTCTGGAGGTGGCGCAATTGTTACCTCAAATCATCAATTAAAGAAAAAAGCTCAGTTTCTAGCCTCACAATCAAAGGATGAAGCTCCTCACTATCAACACAGCGAAGTAGGATATAATTACCAGATGAGCAATATTTGCGCAGGCATTGGTCGAGGACAGATGAGAGTATTGGATGAACATATTACTTTAAGGAGGGCAATGCATGATTTTTATGTATCCCTTTTTGAAAACATTCCCGGAATTACTGTTTATTCTACAACAAATCCAGATTACTTCGCCAATTACTGGTTGACTTCCATACTTGTAAATCCTAAGGAAACCAAAAATGGAATCGATCGGGAGACCATCCGATTGACGTTGTTGGATTCCAATATAGAATGCAGACCCTTATGGAAACCCATGCATCTGCAACCGCTCTATAAAAACTATCCTTTTTATGGAAATAAAATTGCCGAAACACTGTTTGAAAACGGACTGAGTTTACCCTCAGGTTCTAATCTAACTGATTTGGATAGAGATCGAATAGGCACTGTTTTGCAAAAATTATTGGGATAATTCGGTTAGAATTATTAAATATTGACTTCGAAAAATAGATCAACATATGGATTCAACTTTATCATTTAAAAAAATATCTTTATTATGTCTAACCCTACTCCTTTTTTCCTGTGCTTCTCGGAAAGATATAGTTTACTATCAAGATATTGATAAAACTTCTTTACAAGAAAAAACCAATTCATATGAAATAAAAATACAACCCGATGATTTGCTTATGATTATCGTTTCTGCAGAAGATTCCGAAATTGCAGCTCCTTTTAATTTAAAAACTTACACAACTGTAAATCCAAACAAACAAGATGTTGCCGGTGCTCAAACTACCCAATTGTATTTGGTCGATTCCAATGGATTTATTGATTTCCCAATTTTAGGACGATTAAAAGTAAGTGGAATGGCAAGGTCGCAAGTCATACAACTTTTGCAAGACAAAATTTCGGTCTATATCAAGAACCCCATCATCAATCTTCGCATCATGAATTTTAAAATTTCGGTACAGGGAGAGGTAACATTACCAGGCACATATACTATTTCATCGGAACGCGTGACCCTAATTGAAGCTTTATCGATGGCTAAAGATTTAACCATTTATGGAAAACGTGATAACATCTTAATTATACGAGAAATTGACGGCGTAAAAACCTATAACAGAATTGATATTACAAAAGCTGATTTCATGAATTCTCCTTTTTACTATTTGGCACAGAATGATGTTGTTTATGTAGAACCCAATAAAAATAAGATTAACGGATCGGCAGTAGGTCCAAACACAGGAGTCATAATTTCAATCACTTCCTTATTGATTACATTAATAACTTTGATCGTAACGACCTCAAAATAATCCTTCTATGGAAAGAAATCCTTCAAATGAAAATCAGAATAGAGAATTTCTATTACGAAACTTCATAGATCACTATTTAATTCACTGGAGATGGTTTTTAATTGGAACCCTTATAAGTTTTATTATAGCCTTTATTTACTTGCGCTATACAACACCTCAATTCAAAGCTACAGCCATAATTTTGGTAAAAGATGAAAAAAAAGGCGGTATGTTATCTGAACTTTCCGCTTTTTCGGATATGGGAATTGAAAGCGGTTTAAAAAACAACCTCGATAACGAAACTGAAATTTTAAAATCAAGAACGTTAATAGAAAATACAGTAAAAAAACTGCATCTGAATATTTCGATATTCATCAAAGGGAACATTATTTATTCTGAAATGTTTAAAGAAAAACCCATTAACATTCATTTTATCCCAAAGTCGGTTCAATTTTATGAGACCAATACAACGCTTCGCTTTATAGAAATTTCACCCACATCTTTTCAATTAGAAAACCAACTTGACAGTGAATCATCTAAAAATAGCTTATTAAATAAAAATGAATTTCAATATGGAGAACTTATAACAACTCAAAATTGGAATTTGGTCATAACTAAAAATCCAAGCAAATTATTTAAAGCAACCAATCGGGAAATTACCATACAAGTAAATCCAATGGATGAAGTTGTGGACGGTTTTAGGAATAGACTTACTATAAATCCGCTCAGTAAAACCAGTAGCGTCGTAGAATTATCATTGGTCGATCCCGTATATGAAAAAGCAGAAATTTTCTTGGATAATTTAATCCAAATTTACAATCAAGATGCCATTACCGATAAAAACCAAATTTCCGAAAACACCTCAAAATTCATAGCCGAAAGGCTGTCGTTAATCACACGAGAATTGGACGGTGTAGAACAGGATGTTGAAAGTTTTAAAAAGACTAATAACCTAACCGACATCGATTCGGAAGCCAAACTTTTTATAGAAGGATCAAATACTTATGACAAAAAAGCAGTAGAAACGGAAATACAACTTAATGTAGTCAACTCAATGCTAGACTACATCAAAAAAAGTAACACTACCGATTTGCTTCCTACCAACCTTATAGGCGGGGAAGAGGATGCCGCAAGCATAATCAATATGTATAATGAGTTGGTTTTGGACCGCAATAGAATCTTAAAATCGGCAACTCCTGCCAATCCAACCGTTTTGAAAATGGATCAACAAATTGTATCTTTAAAACAAAACCTTCTCGCGAGTCTAGACCGTTTAAAATCCAGTTTAATTATCCAAAAAAGAGATTTAGACAGCCATAAAGGAATTATGGATACCAAGATTGAAAAAATTCCAGTTCAAGAACGTCAATTTAAAGTCATTGCCAGGCAACAGAAAATAAAGGAGGAACTCTATTTATATCTCCTTCAAAAAAGAGAAGAAACAGCTATTTCTTTATCAGCTACAGAGCCTAACGCAAGAGTAATAGACGCTGCAAAAGCCTCCCATCTTCCTGTAGCACCCAAGAAAAAAATCATCTACTTGGTTGCTTTTTTAATTGGAATTCTAATTCCTTTTGGAATTATATACCTCATCGATTTATTGGATACCAAAATAAAAAGTCGCCTCGATTTAGAAGGAAAAACTACGATTCCATATCTCGGAGATATCCCAACATCCGATGCAAATACCCAAATCATAAAGTCAGAAAGCAGAACCAGCTCTGCCGAGGCCTTACGAATCATTAGGACCAATCTGGAATTCATGCTCAGTAAAGTTCCAGAAAATCAGGCCAAAACCCTGTTCCTAACCTCGACATTTTCAAAAGAAGGTAAAACGTTTGTATCAGTGAACCTAGCGGCAACCTTTGCATTATCCGGTAAAAAAGTATTGCTTATAGGAATGGATATTAGAAACCCAAAACTAGACGATTACATTTCCTTACCAGATCAAGGACTCACCAATTACCTCTCAAACAAAGACATACCCTTGGAAGATTTAATCATCAAACAAAAAGGTTACGAACACTTTTATATCTTACCGGCAGGTTTAATTCCGCCCAATCCGGCCGAATTATTATTGAGCCAAAAAGTCGATACCTTATTCAAAACCATCAAAGCCCAGTACGATTACATAATTGTTGATACCGCTCCCGTAAGTCTCGTAACTGATACCCTCTTAATAGCAAAACATGCCGATTGCTTCTTATTTGTCATTCGAGCCAATTTTCTGGAAAAACGAATGTTAAATATAGCCAATGATTTATATATGGAAAAAAAGTTGCCTAATATGTGCTTACTACTCAACGATACTGATTCAACAAAAGGTTATGGTTACGGTTACGGTTACGGCATAAAAGCCAAAAAAAGACCTTGGTACAAAAAATTATGGGCTAAATAAAAAACAAAAAATCAATAAAAACCTTTTACTTCCTCAGTTATTTAAGCTAGTGTGGGAGTGTCACCAATAAAAAAAGAGGCCAACTCGCCACACGTGCTAGTTGCCTCTTTTTTTATTGCTGTCGGGCTATCCGTGCTACTTCGGTAGCTTACTTTTATCCCTCACTCACAAATCAACAGCTTCATGTTTGGAAAGATATTTTGCTTTAAATTAAATAATTACAAAAAAAATAAACCCTACTACATTCTAAAAAACTGATTATTCGATATCACTTCTTTGAGTGCTGTCACATCTTTCAGTTTTACTTTTTCCTCAAAAGAAGCTATGTGCTTACTATGATGAACATCCGATCCCACAAAATCATACATACCTTTTTGCAGTAATTGTTCGGCCATTTTAGCGATTGATTCCCCATAATATCCCACAACCGCCAACAGATTTAGCTGAAACAAACAGCCGACCCGTTTCAATTTTACATATTCATCAAAATTATTATGATAAAAAGTATACCGTTCGGGATGAGCCAAAACAGGAATATAGCCCGCCACCTGCAAATCAAAAAGTATATTATACAATTGCATCGGTGCATTTATATATGACATCTCGACCAATACATAATTATCTTTCAAAGTCAACAACTCTCCTGTCTGAAAAAGTTTTACAAATTGAGTATCCATCAAATACTCTGAAGCCGCACGAAAAGGAACTCTTATTTCATTTTTTTCCAGCTTAAATATTGTTTGATCTTTAACTGCAAGAATACTTTCTTTTGTGTTGTCCCAAACTTGGTACATAATATGAGGAGTGGTAATAAACTGTGAAACTCCAAAACTTTGAAGTGCTTGAACCAACTCAAGTGTTTGCTCAAAAGTGCGAGCACCATCATCAATATCTGGCAGTAAATGAGAATGAATATCTACATGATTCGACGGAATCAAATCTTTTAGCACAGCTTTATTTTTGAAAAATAAAAACAATTGAACCTATTTAAAAATGAACTACAAAGGAAGTAAAAATTAAACAAACCATAACTAATAAGTCCTAAACAAAAAAAGCTGCCAAAACCACTAAGGATCTTGACAGCAAAAAAAAAATATTTTTTAATATTTATCAGTCTAAACTCACTTGAGAATAGCTTTCAATTAGAATCCGTAAACTACGGCCAAAAGTACTTGAGAAGCAGAACTAGTAGGAGCCAAATCCGAATTAACAAACATAACATCATCTGAATTGGTATCAATTCTAAACTCAGGAATAATAGTCAATCCACTTACTTTATAGTTACCTGATAAAGTAAAAGCTGTTACATCAGTATCTCCAGAACCTTCTTTGTATTTAAAATATTCAGCACGTATTCCCAAAGCGAAAGCATCACTAAACGCATAAGATGGGTATATCGCAGCTCCTGTGTAACCTACGTCGCCTTCGTTTGAAAAATCAGCTCCGTTTAAACCTAACTTGAATTTATCGGTAAGTTGGAATGTAGCTGTTAAATCAAAAATAGTGCCACTTACAGAACCATCCATAAAGTTAAGATAAACACTGCTTGCTCCAGAAGCATAAGACAATTGACCTCCTACAGCATTTAATCCTTTTGCTGGATTGGCTTTGTATGAATTCCAAGAGTCATTAAACACCCCTAACATTGCACCAAATTTGTCTGTTATCTTATAATTGGCTTTAACACCCGCATTTTGAAATGGTCCATTGGTAAACAAATATGAAGTTGAATAAGAGAAATTACCTACAGGTGAAATTACCTCATAACCAATATAAGTTCCCATATATCCAGCGGTAAAACTTAATTTATCCGAAACTGCATAAGAAGCATATAAATTTTGAATATGGAAGGAATTTGCATCGATTCCATCACCATTTGGGATTGATTGATATTGCCCTCTTGGACCGAAAGATATTTCTCCAACAAAAGACACTTTTTTTATGGTTTTCTTCAAAGCAATATCCAGCATTCCTAAAGAAACTGAATTTTGGTCTGTTCCAAAACTTGTTTTAATATTTGCTGTTTTTGCGAAATCATACTTGTAATACAAATCTCCAGAACCTGAAATTTGCAACGGAGTAGTTTCTGGAGCATCTTGTGCAAATGCAAAATTTGTAGTCAAGGCTAACACTAAAATAGTAATTACTTTTTTCATATT carries:
- a CDS encoding DegT/DnrJ/EryC1/StrS aminotransferase family protein, giving the protein MNNQKIWLSSPHMGGTELNYIHEAFDTNWIAPLGANITEFEHDLEKYLSHGLFVTALSSATAAIHLGLILLGVKTGDVVICQSLTFSASANPILYQGATPVFIDSELETWNLCPIALENAIVDCIYKGQIPKAIITVHLYGIPYQIEKIRAVADKYNIPILEDSAEALGSSYKGNKCGTFGDISVFSFNGNKIITTSGGGAIVTSNHQLKKKAQFLASQSKDEAPHYQHSEVGYNYQMSNICAGIGRGQMRVLDEHITLRRAMHDFYVSLFENIPGITVYSTTNPDYFANYWLTSILVNPKETKNGIDRETIRLTLLDSNIECRPLWKPMHLQPLYKNYPFYGNKIAETLFENGLSLPSGSNLTDLDRDRIGTVLQKLLG
- a CDS encoding polysaccharide biosynthesis/export family protein; amino-acid sequence: MDSTLSFKKISLLCLTLLLFSCASRKDIVYYQDIDKTSLQEKTNSYEIKIQPDDLLMIIVSAEDSEIAAPFNLKTYTTVNPNKQDVAGAQTTQLYLVDSNGFIDFPILGRLKVSGMARSQVIQLLQDKISVYIKNPIINLRIMNFKISVQGEVTLPGTYTISSERVTLIEALSMAKDLTIYGKRDNILIIREIDGVKTYNRIDITKADFMNSPFYYLAQNDVVYVEPNKNKINGSAVGPNTGVIISITSLLITLITLIVTTSK
- a CDS encoding tyrosine-protein kinase, whose product is MERNPSNENQNREFLLRNFIDHYLIHWRWFLIGTLISFIIAFIYLRYTTPQFKATAIILVKDEKKGGMLSELSAFSDMGIESGLKNNLDNETEILKSRTLIENTVKKLHLNISIFIKGNIIYSEMFKEKPINIHFIPKSVQFYETNTTLRFIEISPTSFQLENQLDSESSKNSLLNKNEFQYGELITTQNWNLVITKNPSKLFKATNREITIQVNPMDEVVDGFRNRLTINPLSKTSSVVELSLVDPVYEKAEIFLDNLIQIYNQDAITDKNQISENTSKFIAERLSLITRELDGVEQDVESFKKTNNLTDIDSEAKLFIEGSNTYDKKAVETEIQLNVVNSMLDYIKKSNTTDLLPTNLIGGEEDAASIINMYNELVLDRNRILKSATPANPTVLKMDQQIVSLKQNLLASLDRLKSSLIIQKRDLDSHKGIMDTKIEKIPVQERQFKVIARQQKIKEELYLYLLQKREETAISLSATEPNARVIDAAKASHLPVAPKKKIIYLVAFLIGILIPFGIIYLIDLLDTKIKSRLDLEGKTTIPYLGDIPTSDANTQIIKSESRTSSAEALRIIRTNLEFMLSKVPENQAKTLFLTSTFSKEGKTFVSVNLAATFALSGKKVLLIGMDIRNPKLDDYISLPDQGLTNYLSNKDIPLEDLIIKQKGYEHFYILPAGLIPPNPAELLLSQKVDTLFKTIKAQYDYIIVDTAPVSLVTDTLLIAKHADCFLFVIRANFLEKRMLNIANDLYMEKKLPNMCLLLNDTDSTKGYGYGYGYGIKAKKRPWYKKLWAK
- a CDS encoding tyrosine-protein phosphatase, which produces MFLFFKNKAVLKDLIPSNHVDIHSHLLPDIDDGARTFEQTLELVQALQSFGVSQFITTPHIMYQVWDNTKESILAVKDQTIFKLEKNEIRVPFRAASEYLMDTQFVKLFQTGELLTLKDNYVLVEMSYINAPMQLYNILFDLQVAGYIPVLAHPERYTFYHNNFDEYVKLKRVGCLFQLNLLAVVGYYGESIAKMAEQLLQKGMYDFVGSDVHHSKHIASFEEKVKLKDVTALKEVISNNQFFRM
- a CDS encoding outer membrane beta-barrel protein, whose product is MKKVITILVLALTTNFAFAQDAPETTPLQISGSGDLYYKYDFAKTANIKTSFGTDQNSVSLGMLDIALKKTIKKVSFVGEISFGPRGQYQSIPNGDGIDANSFHIQNLYASYAVSDKLSFTAGYMGTYIGYEVISPVGNFSYSTSYLFTNGPFQNAGVKANYKITDKFGAMLGVFNDSWNSYKANPAKGLNAVGGQLSYASGASSVYLNFMDGSVSGTIFDLTATFQLTDKFKLGLNGADFSNEGDVGYTGAAIYPSYAFSDAFALGIRAEYFKYKEGSGDTDVTAFTLSGNYKVSGLTIIPEFRIDTNSDDVMFVNSDLAPTSSASQVLLAVVYGF